ACAGGACAAATGGTGAATCGGATGAATAGCTAAAAGATTAACAGATCAGACGTATTCATAATAGTCATAAAATGTCTTCCCTCTGAAAGTGACACATGACTTGAGGCCCTAATTAGAATGACAGGGTGTTGAATAGGATTGTGATTCTCCCATCAAAGCGAATGACTATGAAAAGGTGTATTATCCAATTTCAAACCGAAACTGACTTGGTAGGGCGATGTATTATCAAACTATAATTGAACAGTCTTTCTTTGGCTGGATGCATTAAGAAAGTGCAGGTTTAATAAAGTCAGGAAGATTGAACAGTTGAGTCATGGTTCAATATTACTCACATGAATAGAGCGCAGAGGAGACGGCGTTGATGCACAGGCCCCAGCAGCCCACTTCAACCCCTCTCTCATACGTCGCATATGAGGTGGAATTGTGTTCAGCATAGGGATTCCCCTTGTACACAATCTGGAGATGAATACACACATCCCAGGGATGTTACATAAGATAAAGCATGTGACAAGGTGATCCATTAGTCAAATGGGGTAAAAACACTAAGTACAGAGCCAGTAAATCTCTCCACAGGTGTCTCTGCTTCCATTATGCTACTCAAGTGAAGTAAAAGAACATCACAAGGCTTTTTCCTTTCAGACACTGCATCTTCTGCTCTGTTGTGATCTTATAGGTTGGTTTTAAGGCTACTGAGAGTTTTAGAAGTCTTAACTCAAATTAGCTTTCAATAAGGTTAACATGCATGCTTAAGTGGTCCTTTTCATTCAAAAGCTCAGGTCATAAGGTTCTTACAGTTCCTTTAATAACCCTCGGCTTTGGAGACATCTTCTTGATTTCATCAAGCCTTTTGTAACTGCTATCACATTGAAAATCTGATCATCTACAGCCTGTCAAGTATGTCTGTTCACTGCATCAATTGTGAAATGGCCAATCACTGCCCTGAACATTTGTTCCACACTGTTTAGGTCAGCAGAACACATTTCTGTACACACTGACCGCCTACAAAGAGACTTACTCATTTATCTCAATTCAGCACTGAACAAACTAGCTGTGAGAGGGGggaaaaagataaagaaactGCTATCTTTTAACCACAATTCAGAGATTCTATTGATCTTTTCAGATGCTACTCTTCAGTACTAAACTGAAATCTAATGGCTTGTTAAATGAATAAAGATGAATACGTTTTTAGAGATATGATAGCTTTTCAGAAtataagaaaatatgtttttgtttttctttcttttgttaagCTATACTTTTGGCAGTCTGGGTTCTTTCACAATCACAATGGTTACAAAAATGTGTTTAAGTTAGCAGCATCAATAGTTTTTGTTACACTATCATTCTAAAGTTTGGTCATTTATTATGTGACACTGACAActggaataataaaaaataatgctgaaaattcagttttacatgaAGTACATTGAAATATATcccaatagaaaacagttctttaaaattgtaattatattttacaatattactggtGTTTTTGATCAGCATTGGCGAGCATaggagtgtttaaaaaaataaaataaaaacacattacgACATCTTTCTGGCAGCAATTACTAAACTAACATGATTTTAcgcacaaaaatatataaaaagttagcCTATAGCAGCTTTACAGTCAGTCATAGTTTAGGGACTTCAACTGAAGGCATTAGTGTGGTGCTGTTACATAAGTGTCAGCATGTGTATTTAATGGCTGTTTTGAGCCCTCTCTTTAAAGATAGGGATGTGCAAACGAAGCACAACCGGCAAATCTAATTCCTCCAACTTCCTCCGTCACCCACCTGCCCCATGAAGTCAGTGAAGAAGAGCATGTTGCACAGGAAGGCCGTCCAGCCTAACAGATGACTCACACACAGACAGCGGTAATGGCTGGGCATGCTAATCATAGCTGACAGCAGAGATTTCAGGGTCATTCTCTTCTGTACCTGAAACAAAGTTATGCACACAGGTTAATACCATCTACTGAAAGGTTCAAAACCTTAATGCGATTACcaataaatatttaagaatacAGCAAAAGTAGATGGTGCATTTAACAAACCAAGCTTATTTGGGTGAGCTATGATATATATAAAACGTAGAGATCCTACAGTTTTCTCTGCACATTATACTGAGATAAGAGAACAtactttaaaacagaaataaactgatacAATTTGAAGGTTAGTCTAACTATTTCCCTATATGTGCTGATGAAACCCTAATATGGATGTAGATAAGGTCTTGTAATGAATATGGAGATAAAATCCAAGTTTATCACTAAAACTCACCCTCCTGAGGAACAGGAACATTATTTTGCTAATTTTTACTACATAAATGCTCAAATTTAAATATACCATTAAGATACTAGAACAATATATGCATGAAGCACATTGTTATTACTATTGTCATTATGAATTTACTGTTTTACCaagtatttatatatgtacatatacattatacatgcattttcattttaaatttactgGACATTTTTACGGATGCACATAAAAAATGCTTCTCTAGTGCCAAAATTAAATCTGTCAACCTCACATTTCTCGCTTCGCATCTTCGTTTAGCCTGTTGTACTGATTTAGTGTTTAAACACACTCATGCATGAAAAGTAACTGATGTCTCCTGTAATTTGAATACAATTTCCCTCAGGTATTTACTTACTACTCTCTGCGTTTCATTTGAGAGCTTTATCAGCCTTATTAAGCCAGTGTTCTATCCGTCAGCCTGTGAAACAAGCCTCCCGCCGTCACTGTATTAACAAGAACTAAATATTCTGAACCTTTTGTCCAAGAGCAGAGTTTGGTGGAACAGAACTCTTCCTCAGGCCCAGATTGCAGATTTTGTGATGTTTGTCACACAGGATTAGTGAGATTTACAGTTCCCTTATACATTAGTGGCACTACAAATTTGatacaaacattaaataaaagtaaagtttGGTCAAAGTTTGTTCAAAGTTACTTTGCTGTTATGCatataaaacaacacatttttaaacCTACTGTATATTCTGATTATATACAGACATTTTATTAGTAACAATAATATCAGCTCACCTGGGtaaattcatttttgtgtgacTGTATATTTCCAATTAATTCTGACAAATTCTTATTAAGGTAAACGCAGTGCCTAACTGCTGTTAAATTgacattttcagcattaataaatggtatatatatacacacacatatatatatatatatatatatacatatatatatatatatatatatatatatatatatatatataatttactaattcaaatacaaaacagcaGCATTTTTATAGTGGTCTCAGAATTTTTGACTCATTATATGCTGCTATATTATGTTAAATGGTTTTATGGTAAACCTAGGCCTGATTTATTACTTAAtgacttattaaaatatattgagaaCTTTGAGAGCCGTGTACATGTTTCACACTTCATAATTAAGTTACACACAATGACCATAATAAGTAATTATAACGTTACTACAAAGTACTGTTAATATGCCATCATTTGTTGCATTTCTAAAAACCGGGAAAAAAGCTTGTGCTGATTTTCAGTATCAACCAAAAGAGGGATTGTTTCTGTGAAAGGCATGAGTATCCAGCGGCCGCCTAATTACAGCTCAAAAAGGCTGATGCACTAAGGTCTGAAACAGGTCATTAAAATGTGAGGGAAAATTGGGTGCAGACTGAAGCCAAGAATAAAAGCCACATGAAAGGGATTCAAGGTAACACAAACGACCAACCTCGCTGCTAGGCTGCTTGACACTGGGCGTGACTGCATTGGCTTCACTCAGGGCAGAGAACGAGCGCTGCCTCATTTCAGGCAGGGGGGGTGGTTCTTTATGTACCGCGCCGTAGCCGTTATGATGTGGTTCTTCCAGGAGCAGCGAGGCGGCTGAACCGTGATCTGTCCGCAGTGGTTTCTCTGGGATGCTGAAAAGGTGCATGGTGAGAAAAATGCCCCAGGTCAACGATGAGAAAAAATAGATAACTTGGTATTCTGAACCCAGTGCGAAACCAAGCGCAGAGTGACCCCAGTCCATGGCTCCAATCAGGTATCCACATGCTCCACCTAGTCCTGCAAGGAAGCACAGCAGATTGCTTTGAAAAATCAAACTCGAAAATCAAACCCAATCAAAAGTTTCGATGAGTTGTGCTcggtttgtaaaaaacaaaaaccttccaCAACTGTAAGATGAAGCACTAAAAGTACTTTTAACAAGGGTTGTTCTCGTTTTAGGAATGAATAAATATGTATAAGCAACACCAATTGCAACAGTAACCTTTATAATGGAATAATGTGCACGAGGCAATGGAAGCTTATTTACAATGCAAtggaaatataattttacagattCTTGAAACCTTTTTCTTgccattatatataaaaacaatgtttCTGTCACATTAAATtgggtggtgttggtgcagtggataagacacatgccattggtgtgagagacccgggttcgaatccactgcaAGACACCAATATGtctctgagcaagacacttaacccctagttgctccagaggcgtgcgacctctgacatatatagcaattgtaagtcgctttggataaaagcgtcagctaaatgaaatgaatgaaatatgTTAGGAATGTTGATTTATCTATTATTCACTTCAGCGACTGAATTGAAACCACagaatgattttctttcttcataTATTGATTCAGCAGGAAATCTTTCAGACATCACACACATGTTAAATACAGAAGCCATTGTGTTTTTCTGCTGGAGCTGCTAACAGCAGTTATGGCGTGACAGGGTTTGTCATAACATGGCTGtgccattgtttttttgtttttttttacctaaaccTCACTTCAGCCTACAAGATGTTGTTTAGGTCTTAGCATGTGAAACAAAAGGGAAAGCCTCACAATAAAGACATTGTAAGTACCTTATTTAAGTAATGTTATCATATATGACAATGCTGGTAAAAGCATGGTCAGATATTACACAACTGTGGACAAGAGATGTATTTTTAACTTTCTTATTGTAAGGAcatagcaacattttttttttttttaagatacaatAATGTTCATAGGTTTGGGGTCTGTTATGCtgacaaaggctgcatttatataatttaaatattacaatttaaagttcaaaattttaaaaatcccatttattcattttattttcatcatcattactctggtcttcagggtcacatgatccttcagaaatcatttgaatatgctggtttgctgctcaagaaacatttcatattatcatCCTCAAGGTTAAAAATGGTTGCACGGTTTAATATggttgattctttgatgaataaaacctCCAAAAGCATTTACAGTAATTAAATCATGTCTGTATTTATATAACAGTATAATCAATATATAcactaataaacataaaaaaaaaaaatctaaatagataTTATGATAGATATTGTGAACTTAAGAAGTATCATGTTGCAGTTTGAAGACAGGTGGTTAatatacagaaaaacaaatacaattcttcttcttcaaaaaaaaaaacttcaagtgATTAATTATAAGGTGGacatttgctaatgttaatgtTACATTGCAGGGTATATTTTCTTCAGTAAAAGTAtaccaaaaacaacaaaaaacaactgtgTATGGAAGGTTATGCACAattacacacaaacacccacCCAGCCCTGAGCCCCAGGAGTGATCCAGTCATGTGGCTCTGAAACTCTCAGCTCCAACCCATGATCTCAGCACATGACTGGGCCTGGTTGGATTAGGATACTATGAGTGCACACCGACCCCTTCGGTGTCTGAGCACCAGGAGCAGACAGACacaaaatcacactttttttttttttactataaatggGTGAGGAAACAACCAATTTCACAAAAGTACTTGAAGTTCAGTCGAAATAAAACACTTGGAAGCTTTCAAAAGTGcctctaccaaaaaaaaaaacaaaacaccatttgTACAAGACAAATGCTGTCAGTCAGCTTCACATTGCTTTCACACCAGCAAAAAAAATGGTTAACACTGCAACATTTAGGCACATCAGTCTGGCTTTATGTCATAATGCACAACATCTCCACAGCAACAGAAGAGTAAGACACAAAGAGGTGTTGATTATGGCATTGTCAAGGTAACTATACAGCTTTTAAGAAATTTCTCAAGTTTTAAAAGCTATTATTTCTTTGCTACATTCAGCTTGTTTGGCAAAGAAATTCACATTCATTCAGtgcatttaaaaacatcaataaAGGCATATTTTTTCATCATGTGAAGCAAGGCAAATGTTGCTTCTTACCTGTGAGTAAGGCATGATAATGAAGCCCTCTCTCCTTATCACGATGAGAACACACGTCAAACAAATAGGCTTTAATGGGTCCATCAATGAAGTCCGCCGCAAAGTCAAACATCACCACTCCAAACATGACCACTACGATCGCCCATGTCCTTTTAACATTTCTGTCCTCTAGTACAGCTGGAGGAGAGAAACAACATCATGTTTAGTTTCATCAAAAGCACATTATGCATCAAATGCTAATAAATACTATTGAATATAACTTTTTAGAAATGTCGAAACTTAAGGTCCATTGCTCAGGAGACAAAACTCCTATTTTGTAGTCTTTTGTAAtgcataaataactaaataaactaCTAATTATTAAAAGTGTGACTGTTAAAATTTTTTGCCAAACACCTAATTGTAgtaatgaaaacagttgttttcttcagtattttaaatgtgtatgcTTGGTAAATTAACAAGTACTCTTTATTGCAAATACTTACAATTCtatatttgtagtatttaatAGGAACTATGGTAGGAAATAGATAAAGATTCCCAtaatgctgtgaaaaaaaaactaaacaaaaccaaaaaacatgCAATGTCCAGCTACTATTTTTGACTCACATCTCCTTGCTCATTAAAAAAAGCTATTTGATATAATGTGAAAAATACAGTAGGAGAGAAAAAATTAATTCTTCAACCTAACAATATCTTTAATGGTCAAGGGAGAGCAAATTTAATTTgctaaccatttttaaaaatgcattgccAGCTGTAGATTCTTTAACTACCAGCCTAGACACAAGTAACTTGACCGATCCATCATTTATTTAGGCTGCACCTACCTGATGTGACCGCAtctccatttaaaaataaagtcagGCCAACTAACATCATAATCCCGAGCAAGAGTATGTATGGTCGCCTTCGGCCCCATGGGGACCTACAGTAGTCGCTTGCCGAGCCGATAACAGGCTGCAGGATAAAACCCAAAACAGGGCTGATGAACCACACCAGGCTGTACAAGCGCTTGGGGAGTCCAACGCTCAGCAACACCGGCGTGACAAAAGCTGCCTCTACGGCATAGCAGAATTCCCTTCCAAACATGGCCATGCTGTGCATGATAAGCCTTCCTCTGGAGCGCTTCGGAGGCTCCACCGCTCCAAACACAGCTGTTTCCATGCAGTCCAAATAGTCCTCTTTCCGCCCCGACTCCACCGGGTATTGCTCCATGGATGCGATCGGGCTGTCCGGTGCGGAGAACCTGCAAGGCTGGTCCTCGGTTAGAAGAGTCATGGTGGTCGGTCTTGAAACTCTTAATTCCTACTGCATAGTTGAGCGATAAAGCTCTAAACTAGTATTTACAACGTCAGCTGAGCAGCGAACAAAAAGAGGAGGTCGTCTGGCTGAGATCAAGAAAGTAAGCctcgctttttttttcttcttcttgtttttgttgccaaaggCCGCTGGTGGAGTCGGTTGTAAGCACGTGACAAAGATTATGAGCGGTGGATGTTCTTCTCTTGCTCCTGCTGGGTTACAACAGGTTAGAAGTTCAGAACTAACAATTCGTGGTTAATGTAATGGCACATATCTATCAGATAAAGAGAACAGTAGAGTGTTTGGGGAAACGGAAACGTTAGAAAAAGTTTAATGTAGTCCTAACAATTATCCTTTTGTGGTCTTGCATGGCAGGGTGGCCCATTAGGGGTAAATCAAGTGACGTGCACCATGTGATTCCTCGGCCGACGGCTTCAAGGGGGTTGGAAAGAAAAGGCAATGCATTTAAAGCGGAGTCAAAGCACACAACCCCACGCAATGCTGCCTCTCCATTCACACAACTATCTCCTGCTGCTTTGGTTTACTCAAATCTGTCATGAGACTTTCACTGAGGCTCTTCAAAAAAATCATGTGAGCTTCTTACGGAAACATCATCCACTCTCTCCCTCGGACTTAATCTTCAGAGGTCGAGCTGTGGATCACAGGGAGCCGGTCAGATGTTGTCACATGCATTAAAATACCACATTCCACACATATCTTCTACGTGAATGAGAACTGATTTCAGGCTAGAGTAGTTATGAAATAGCTTTATGCAACTCATTCTTTGGGTTTACTAATAGTATTTGAATTGAGAAAAGAGGATTGAGTATGTTATCAAAAGAAGTATTGTTTGAAGCCAGATACAGTCTTTAAAgtctcattttcattattttgatcACAATCTTCAAGGATAAGAAAATGTGTCTTGATCTCTATGGtctcttttattaattttgaaaatacactactgtttaaaggcTTGGGCTCGGTAACAGAAATGAATGCTTTCATTGAGAAAAGATGCATTACATTGaagtcacagtaaagacatttataatgttacaaagcgACAACCTTACTGTCCCCATTTCTTATAACAAACGCAGACCACACAAAAACGGCCACCTGTATCATAATAAAGACCACTACGTTGTTCACCAAGTGTTACACTTTAATACAAGCTATATTATTATGGCAGAAATCTTCACCTTAAGCTGAATCATTAATTGGTTTTATCCTCATACCATTATCTTAGGTCATCAGCACTCCCTAATAATTAGGCAAAGGCAAATATTTCACTCTATTAATTAGTCTATGACTCACACTCAGCTCTTCTTGCTGAAGACACTTATTAGTCAAGTATTTCAATTCACAACCAAAAGTGGTTCACTTTAATCAACTGTAAATAAAATGCCTTCAACCATACCATTTATTCAAAACGGTCTTAAAAGAAGTGAAcgttaaatatctttgctgaaAGAATGATGCAGTTACTGACAAATATAAGGATGTTAAGATTAAGACATAATGTTTGCAATAGGCTTTAATTATGCTGCAATTACAAATTAGTTTAATTTTGGGGGGTGGTGGTATTTTTACTCAAAAGCCCAGGATCATTTAGTCCACTGCAGCACCCAGTGATTCACAAGGGACGGTAATTTTGTTCTGAAATGCCCCCTCACACTCACTCAACAAGACGGAGGAGTTCAAGTGCTCAGATTCCCGCGCTGCATCATTGGCCACAGAGTTTAATGATTCTCCAGTCAGAGTCTGATTTACAGACGCGCTTTGGCTTCGTTACACTCTGCAATACCGGCAGACAAGAGCTGTTCTATTTGTGCTTGCTCGAACCCGTACTCCTTCAGCACAGAGCGAGTGTGCTCTCCGATGAATGGGTCCCGGGAGTGACAGGGCTCCGCAGGGGAGCGGGACAGAACGGGTGCAGGTCGAGGGCTAATTTCCCCCTGAGAGTCCTTGAAGAATGACCCCCGTGCCTGGTTGTGGGGGTGAGAGAGTACCTCATCCAAAGACAGCACAGGGGTGACACAGGCATCTGTCCCGTCAAAGACTCGAATCCACTCCTCCTGTGTCTTGCTGGCAAACACCCGGGTGAATGTTTGCCTTAGCTGCGGCCAATCCGATACACTCATTTGTGCGGGCAGGTCAGCCTCGTATAAGCCCAAACCTATAGGTGTGAGAGAGAATTATATGAGGgagataaaaacaaattaaaaagaggaaaaaaatcaataaaggAGTATAGAGGACAAAGATCAAAGAGATCATGAAGGACTATGAATCCAGAAGCCATTAGTGCATTACACTGGCCACAGCAGGTGACTTATGAGACATACTTTTATTATGGTTTCAAAGCAAGATTAAGCACTTGGGTCATCAGGGTGTAGGATGAATCCCTATGCACATACAAATGAAGCATCCTGTGGCTCCTTCCTAATCTTTGCATGCCTGTGCAAAATCGACAACTATATAGACAGAACAATGTGACCCTGAGAACCTTGTGGTAAATTGTACTTCAATGTCATTCAGGTTTATTTCAGGTGAATTTAAAGCATCTAGATGTTCAGATGTGCAGTGTGTACagtgttcagagaaataaaattatatttatattatataattatataaatatataatctaaGAAAATAAAACGcataaataaaagaatatttaatagataaagaaaaaaaatgcaaaaaaaagaaaagggatgaaaataataaagaacatatgcaaacaatgcaaaaatattaGAACAGCAATATAAGTATTAACCCCATAAAGGGCAAAAATAGGAgaataaatagaattaaaatgaacaagaaaataaaatagcaagatgtgaatagaaaaaaatacaaatcttaaaatgcaaaaattagaacacacacaatattttatatgaaaacaataagaaaatgaaatgaacaaaatGAGATCAGACATAAAAAGatgcaaaataatgcaaaaataagagaatatatatatatatatatataattaaaaagaataagaaataaaatgtaaaaaattttaaaataacaaaattctaaacaaaaaacaaaagtttctaagatttttttatttattttagtatttgcaCATCATTTTTTCCGATCctgttttttaatatgtattttccaCATCAAGATCAACTTTAGTAACCATATTTCAAATTAAGAGTAACCATAATGGATCTTTTTAAACATCTATGGTGACTAATAATAtctttatgaatgaaaaaaagaGTGGAACTTCAGGTGTTTGAGTCACTGCCTGTAAACACTTCAGATTTTTCcattaacaaaaaactaaatgtcCTCAGACAGCTATTCTGACTGAGACAGCAAACATTCATAGCTATTCACACCATGAGAACGTCCAGTATATTCTGAAGATGACACTACAGGACCATATTAAGAAGAAATATAACACACTGACCTTGAATAAGCTGTTGATAGAACTGAGGCTCAATCGCTCCCACTGCCATGTACTTTCCATCCGACGTACGGTACGTGTCATAGAACGGAGCACCACTATCCAGCAAGTTTTCCCCACGTGGACGATTCCACAGGCCGAGGCTTCGGGACTTCCACATGAAGGAGCCGACATATGCTGCACCTTCAACCTACACATAAATACAAGCATCACTCATTTAACCCATTATTCGCCACAATTCTATCATACTGAATTTTAAGTATAGAGCAGCAGGGTGCTTGCCAATAAGCAGGGCTACATCCTCATCAGGGGCAGCTGGAGTTGTATTTATAAATCACATACATTTACATACTCGAATGCACTGAATAAGATAGAAATATGGTATGGCAGGGGGAGATTTAACCAACTTTGTAATACAAGCACACCACAGTGTAAGGTTTGCAGTAGTTTGATTTCTACATCATGGCACAGCATGACTCAAAAGCAGCCATATCATGAGTAATCAACATGTCTTTGATCTTTTATGCATAATAAAGCTTGATGTCCTATGAAAACAATGTAACCTTCAGATAAAAAGAGCATTTATCTAAACTAATCATCAAAAACGAAGTTAATACTGTACTGAATACATCACATAAATATCAGTCCATGCTTATGAAaaattgattacatttatttttaataaaaggtcCCTGATCTTTCAGTCTGATTTACAGAGTTTGTGTGGCGTATTTCAGCACTGACTTTATGAACCAGGCACAATGTATTACTGTACAGTTATTGAAGGATGGGGAAAGCAAAAACTATGTTTTacacaataataaacaaataaaggttGTGTGAGCAGTGGCAGGGGAAGCAACGCATGCAGTTAATAACATGCAATGGGGACATTTCTCAAAGGGGCAGCAGTTATAAAAATAAAGGCTGTTTACTTCAGAGAAAGGGTGAAAAATTTGAATGTGACCGTCTTGATCAAAT
This genomic stretch from Carassius gibelio isolate Cgi1373 ecotype wild population from Czech Republic chromosome B21, carGib1.2-hapl.c, whole genome shotgun sequence harbors:
- the slc45a2 gene encoding membrane-associated transporter protein, with the protein product MTLLTEDQPCRFSAPDSPIASMEQYPVESGRKEDYLDCMETAVFGAVEPPKRSRGRLIMHSMAMFGREFCYAVEAAFVTPVLLSVGLPKRLYSLVWFISPVLGFILQPVIGSASDYCRSPWGRRRPYILLLGIMMLVGLTLFLNGDAVTSAVLEDRNVKRTWAIVVVMFGVVMFDFAADFIDGPIKAYLFDVCSHRDKERGLHYHALLTGLGGACGYLIGAMDWGHSALGFALGSEYQVIYFFSSLTWGIFLTMHLFSIPEKPLRTDHGSAASLLLEEPHHNGYGAVHKEPPPLPEMRQRSFSALSEANAVTPSVKQPSSEVQKRMTLKSLLSAMISMPSHYRCLCVSHLLGWTAFLCNMLFFTDFMGQIVYKGNPYAEHNSTSYATYERGVEVGCWGLCINAVSSALYSYVQRLLLPYIGLKGLYFLGYFMFGLGTGLIGLFPNIVATLTLCSVFGVMSSTLYTIPFNLISEYHKAEEEQRKLGGDERALESRGTGMDCAALTCMVQLAQVIVGAGLGALVNLAGSVIVVVLSASAVSLIGCLFIAVFM
- the LOC127986673 gene encoding alpha-methylacyl-CoA racemase-like, with the protein product MALAGVRVIELAGLAPAPFCGMILADFGARVIRVDRTKVPMTVDTQARGKQSVALNLKNPRGVAVLKRLCVQSDVVLEPYRKGVMEKMGLGPEDLLKENPRLIYARLTGYGQSGSYAKAAGHDINYLAMSGLLSMLGRSSEKPYAPLNLVADFAGGGLMCAFGIVLALLERSRSGQGQIIDASMVEGAAYVGSFMWKSRSLGLWNRPRGENLLDSGAPFYDTYRTSDGKYMAVGAIEPQFYQQLIQGLGLYEADLPAQMSVSDWPQLRQTFTRVFASKTQEEWIRVFDGTDACVTPVLSLDEVLSHPHNQARGSFFKDSQGEISPRPAPVLSRSPAEPCHSRDPFIGEHTRSVLKEYGFEQAQIEQLLSAGIAECNEAKARL